In Candidatus Electrothrix scaldis, the genomic window GTTGAATCATATACCGTGAGGGCAGAAATATGAAAAAAAAATTAAACTGTTGGGAAGTAAAAAAATGTGGACGTGAGCCAGGAGGCGATAAGGTTGCTGAACTTGGAGTATGTCCTGTTGCTGAAGAAGGAAGGGCAGAGGGAATTCATGGTGGCGAAAAGGGCGGACGTTGTTGCTGGGCCATAACAGGCTCTCTCTGTCGGGGAGAGCTGCAGGGGGATTATGCGAAGAAGTTTGGCGATTGCAAAAGTTGTGATTTCTATGAAATGGTGAAGCGGGAGGAAATGCCGCAGTTTAAACTGGGCTTGACTATTTTGAAAGAGATAAAAGAGAAGTCCTCCTGAGGAGGAGCAGGTCCTGCTTGTCGTATCTGAGTGGTATGAGAAATCAGGGCCTGATTCGATTCCGGCGCGATGACTGTAAAGCCGGACTGGGGTTCCCTCCGGTCTGATACGTATTGAGGAGGCTGGCCTCCTCTGGGTGGAACTCCCGGTTTGTTTGAGAATGAGTGATTTAACGCAGAATAGCGCAGAGAAGTTTGTCCGTTTTGTTCGGTACCTTCGTGCTCTCTCGAAAATGAGTGCAAAAACTGTTCGCAGTCTGGAACAGTACCGCCAGGTGTTTTGGTTACCCCTGGACTCTGGTGTGGTTCGTGCGGAACAGGATCAGACAGACGATGCACTTTGGATTGAGGTCAAAAGGACGGAAAAACCGCCCCTGCCATTGCCACCGGAACGATGCCGTACCTGGGTTGACTCGGAGGCACTGGAAAACCTTGATGTCATCCCGGAGCTTCGTCTCCCGGCGGAGTTTTTGCACAGGGTCTCTGCTGCGGGCAAGAGCGGGGGAGAGGAGGTGCTCTATCCTGATACCTTTGCTCGGAAAGAACAGCAATGGCAGGACTATATTGAGCAGCAATGGAAGCCTTGGCGGGAGCAGTGCCGTCAGGTCCTTTTGCATGAGAAAATCTCTACTGATTTGTTTCGTCTCTACCAGGAGCAGCAAAAGCTTGGAGAGCAATATGAGCTTCTGCTCTGTTTTGGCCTATTGACCTGGGAAACCCCCAGTGAGGAAATCGTTCAACGTCACCTGATCGTTGTTGAGGCCACGATTTCCTTTGATCCCACCGCAAAAAAGCTGTGTGTTTATCAGGCCTCGCAGAGCCCGAGGGTTGAGCTGGATATGCTTTCTCTGGACGAGCAACCAGCAGACGCCCAGAGGATTATTCAGGAGTGTAACCAGGCCCTGGAAGGTAACCTCCGCAAGAAGCAGGCGCTTGATGCAGTCCTTGACACTCTTGGCCAGGCCTTATCCGGGGATTCCCCCACTTCACAGGTAGAGTTGCCAAGCATTACCTATGCCCCGGCCCTGATTATGAGAAAACGCTCCATGCGTCCTTTGGAGCATATTCTTGAGAAAATTTTAGATCTCTGTATTTCCAGCAGCTCAATTCCGGAGGAATTTCTTCATCTTTGTGAAATTTTACCTGAGGAAATTTCTGAAAATTCACGCGGTGGAATATTGGAGGAACCGGAGCACGGAGCGCAGGAGTCTTCAGAGGAGAGATTATTTTTCCCCCTTCCTTCCAATCAGGAACAGCGCCGGATAGCCGAAAAACTGAAGGAAAAGAAAGGTGTTCTTGTGCAGGGGCCACCTGGAACCGGAAAATCACATACCATTGCTAATCTTATCTGCCATCTACTTGCGCAAGGAAAGCGGGTTTTGGTGACAGCTCAGACCGCCAGGGCCCTTCAGGTCCTGCATGATTTACTCCCGGAGCATATTCGTCCTTTATGTTTTAACGCAGCTGAGCAGGGAAAGAAAGAGCAGGAAGATCTGGAGCGCAGGGTCAAGAATATCCTGGCCGAGGAAAAAGTCGGGCAAGTAGCCGGGGATGAAAAGATTCAGGAGCTGGAACAGCGCATTTTCCTGAAACAGCAGGCACGGCAGGAGACTGAACAAAAGATTCTGGAACTCCGTGAACAGGAAACCCGACAGCACAGAATCTGTGAAGGACGTTATGTCGGAACTGCGGCCCAGATTGCGGCACAGCTACGCGAGGAGGAACCGGATTTATCATGGTTTACAGACAGCATCTCGCAGAAGAATCCTTTTCCCTGGTCGCCCCAGCAGCTCCTTTTTCTCCGCAGATATCTACGGACAAGTGACGAGCAGGAAGAAAAAAAACTGACTGGAAAAGATCTGCCACAGCTTGAGAAAAATTTTCCTGTCCATAAGGTCCAGGAGGCCTTTGAAAAAGAGGAACAGGCCCGTGAGGCTGCGGATCAGGGAAAACAACGTATCCAAAGCGGACCGGGCAAAATACTTTTCCAGGTGGGCAAAGCAGATCGGAAAGTGCTTGAGTCCTTCCGGGACCAGCTTGCTGATTTTACTGAGACGGTACGGGAATTGCGACGACGCCCCATGTCCTGGTTGAAGCTAGCGGTTAGTGATGTGCTCTCTGGGCGGAGCGGGGTCTGGGAGAACCTCTTGCAGATCTCACAAAAGACCCTGCAAGGCCTTCCCAAACGTATTGAACAGGTTGATACCCTGGAAGTGGATATCTCCTGGGAGATTGACCGGAAGAAACTTCTGCAGGATGCCATGACTTTGAAAAAGCATTTCAAGGAAGGTGGTCGGGCCGGGAAGTGGATTTTTAAACCGGAGATAGTGCGCAAGCATGGAGCCTTGCTCAGTAAGATCAGGGTGGATGGGCAGCCTTGCAATACCGTGGACGCCCTGTGGAAATTGGTGGACTATCTCCTGGTTGATCGGAAATTATATTATGTCTGGCATCTTTGGGAGGACCGGGCAGAGCGGAGCACTGGCCATTTTTCCTTACAGTTTGCCGAACTTGAGGAGTTGCTGAAAACCTTGCAACAGGTTCTCGCTCTCCATGCACGAAGAAAGTCTCTGGAAGAGCGGATGAGCTTGTTCAGTGGCCTGGACATGCCTGACTGGTCAGATCCTGTTGCGGTGCAAAATCTCTTGGAAGATTGTCAGGCAGTTTTTGCCCGCCTTGATTTTCTTTGGCTTGGTTCTTCCATAAGCCATGCCCAGAAGAGCCTTGCTGTTTTTGCCCAACGGAGCAATGCCCATCCCATTACCAAGCTGATTATAAAAAGTCTGCAAAAGAGAGATATTGCAACCTATCAGCAGCTCTTTGGAGAGGTTGAAGAGCTTAAGATCAGACAGGACGAACTTGCTGAGAAAAATCGTTTGCTGGATGAACTGGCAGATAGCGCCCCGCAATTGACTGCGCAACTGAGAAGTTGTCAGCAAAGAACCGAATGGGCTGATCGTCTGGGACAGATGGAGCAGGCTTGGGCCTGGGCCCAGGCAAAGGATTGGTTGGCGACCTTCCTTGCCAGTGACCTGGAAAGTCACCACCGTCATAGCCAGCGCCTTGCCCAGGAAATTCGGGAGGAGCTTTCCGCGTTAACAGCGGTCCGGGCCTGGAAGCATTTTTTTCAGGGGTTAGGCCATCAGCAGCATATGTACATGATTGCCTGGCAGCAGGCCATGAAGAAATTCGGCAAAGGAACAGGAAAGCACGCCCAGGCCCATAAAGAAAATGCTCGCCGCCATCTGACGGCCTGCCGAGCAGCTCTTCCGGTCTGGATTATGCCGCTGCATCGAGTGTATGAAACCGTACCGGCAGAACCGGGCTTTTTTGATGTCGTGATTATTGATGAGGCCTCACAATGCGGTCCCGAGGCTTTGCCCCTGCTCTACCTTGGGAAGCAAATCCTTGCTGCGGGTGATGATAGGCAGATCAGCCCCGAGGCTGTAGGCGTGAACCGTGAGCATGTGCAGCAGCATATGCAGACATACCTTTTTGATTTTGTGCATGCGGATTCTTTTGATGTGGACTCCAGTCTCTTTGATCACGGTCTCCTGCGTTTTAGCAACAGAGTTGTGTTGCAGGAGCATTTTCGCTGTATGCCAGAAATCATAGCCTTCAGTAATACCCATTTTTATCAGGATGACCCCCTGGTTCCACTTCGTCAGTCGCTGCCGAACCGGCTTACTCCTTTACGGGATGTTTTTGTCAAGGATGGGACGCGAGAAGGGCAGGGGCAACGGATTGTTAATCAGCAGGAGGCTGAGGCTCTGGTGGCCACGGTTGTCCAATGCTGTCAGGATAAGCGCTATCAGGGAAAAACGATGGGGGTTATTGTCCTGCAAGGGACAGCTCAGGCTTACCTGATTGAAGAGCTCCTGATTAGAGCCCTTGGGGTCGAGGAAATGGGGCAGAGAAAGTTGATCTGCGGCAATTCCTCCAGTTTTCAGGGGAGAGAACGGGATGTTATCTTTCTGAGCATGGTGGTCGCCCCTGAACAGAAGATCAGGGCGCTGACCAAGGCCGCAGAGCAGCAGAAGTTTAATGTGGCTGCCAGCCGGGCCTGTGAGCAGATGTGGCTCTTTCACTCGGTTCAGGAGAGGCACCTTCGCCCTGAATGCCTGCGAAGCAAACTGCTCAAGCATTTTCATCAGCCGGTTCAGCAGCGAGTTAATATAGAGCCCGGAGAACTGGAAGAGATATATGCGGTAGCGCGAGGAACGAACAGAGTGGTGGAACAGCCGCCAGCTCCATTTCAGACCTGGTTGGAGGTGGATTTAGCCCAGCATCTGAGTGGAATGGGCTATAGAGTCGTTCCGCAATACCCCTTTGCCGGGAGAAATATCGACTTGGTGATCCAAGGACCACAAGCTCAGCTGGCCCTTATCTGTGATGGTGATCAATGGCAGGGACCAGAACAATATGCAATTGATCTGGAACATCAGGAAAAACTGGAAAGATGCGGTTGGCAAGTCTTCAGGATGAGGGCCAGTCGCTACTCGGCAGATCCAGATAAGGCCTTGGACCCTCTTGTGCAGTTGCTTGAGCAGTTGGAAATTATGCCAGGATTTTGATGGTGTCGGGAGAAGTGATTTTTTCGACAATTTGGCCTTGTTAGGCAAGATAAGGGTTTGCTTTTTCCTGCAAAATGTTTAATTTATAACAAATAATCAGAGACATTCTTGTCTCTCCGGTAGTATTTGTTGAACACACTTTGATACCCATCGAACAAAGAGAGTTGTATGGATAAATTGACAAGGGAGGCTCATGAACACGATAAGCTCGCAGAGTCAATAGTTTTCTTTGAGAAATTTCTCAAGGTTATTACCAGTAATGATGCGAAGAATTATATTCCACGTCTGTACCGATTTGCTGATGAATATGTTGTCCAGCATTTCAAGTTTGAGGAGCAGGAGCTTTTTCCGACTATCCTGAAAAAAGGCTCTTCATATGAACGGTATTTCATCGCGGAGCTTCTGGAAGATCATAAAAATATACTCACCGCCTTAGAGAGATTTAAGGAGAGTATCTCGATCTATGAACCGCAGCCGGACAAAGAGCAGGTCAAAAAGATCATTCAAGCAAGTGAGGAGGTTATCAGTGAAATTATCGCTCATGCACGCAAAGAGGATAAGCTCTTATTTCCTGCCCTGAAGAAGTATAAAGTGTAGCTTTTTGTTTTTCTGTCTTTTATTGTTCCTCGCGTGATTTCCCTAGCAAGGCATGCGCCTCTTCCAACAGCCTGATTAATTTTTCAACGGGCATTCCTGCTTGCTCCGCAACATTCGTAAGATCGTAATTTCGAGCTGCTGTTCCATTTAACCCCGGTACCCAGGGCATATCCTGTCCAAGCATCTTATAGCGCCGCCGGGAAAACTCTACAAGGTCCCAGCCACGGGCCAGATTATACAGCCATAAGACCATGCCGATATTGATATAGCCGGGTGTCTGCTGCCAGGGCGGGAAGCTCGACCAGAGGGCATCAGGTCGGGTATGACCGGTTGCCTCTTCCATGCGTCGTTCCCATAACCGATATATTTCCTGGATTTTTTTCTGATCATCCAGCCAGGCCAAGGCCTTGAGATGATTGTCCAGGTCAGAGATTTGGGCGGCTCCAACGCTGATGGTATGCACTTCAGGGCGTTGCAGGCAGTAGAGGTCATTAAACTGGATCGGGGTAAGGGGAACGCATATATCTTTGAGGCAATCAGGCGGTGTTTGCAGCATGCCGCCCTTATCTGTAGGGCTGATGATAAACACGCCCATATTATTTTCAGCAGCAGCTTCCAGGGCAGGGCTGTTCCGCTGATACACCGTGTACCAGTGCAGGTTCATATAATCAAACCCGCCGTCCTCCTGATGGGCAATGCCCTTGAGGATGATCTCCACATCGCCATGCCCTGAAAATCCCACCCAATCCACTTTTCCTTGGTCCTGAAGTTTACGGGCCGCAGCAAGACAGCCACCGGGTCTGCATATCTGCCATAGGCTCCGATGATCATTCAGGCCATGTAGGGCCAGCATATCAACTTTTTTTTGTCCCATGCGATCAAGTGAGTCGAGTACCTGAGCAGTAAATAGCTCAGGATCATCCTCTGGCTTGACCTTGGTTTGGAGGATAAGGGAGCTGCGTTCATGCTGGTCAAGAATTTCGGCCAGCTGGCGTTCTGAGGTGCCGTAATTGCGCGCCGTTTCAATATGATTCATGCCCAGAGAAAGGGCTTTGTCTACCAGGTTGGACATATCCTGCTGACCATGCTCCGGGATCTGTTCCAGGGGGATATCCTGGGGAGAATATCTGGAACGCATCATGCCGAGGGAGAGCACAGGCATTTCTAAGCCGGTTTTACCGAATGTTCTGGTTGGAACTTTTTGCTGTGCTTTTTCTTTTTGCTTCATGATTAGACGTGCTGCTGGAGTGTTTTAGTGAGCTGAGTTAAAGAGACATTTTCAAACGAATAGATTGCAATTTGCGTAATTCATGAGGTACGTTCAAGTATTGTGGGTGAGTAAAAAATACCTATTTTGTTATTTTTTCCGGAAAGAAAGTTCATAATTCAGCATGTTATATTTAAGGAATCTTCTATGAATAATTCTATGGATAAGCCAAGGAAGCCATGTGTTGCCGCTTTGCTGTCACTTTTGAGTTGTGGGCTAGGGCATGTCTACGCAGGGGAATTAAAAAGAGGCATACTCTTCTACCTGGGACGGGGGCTGCTTCTGGCGATACTCCTGTTCCTACTCTTTATTCGACCGGACCGGCTCGGTCTACTGGTTGCCCTGGTCGCTAGTATCGTTTATTTCCTCTTTTATTTTTTTGATTCTGTGAGAGCTGCGAAAAAAAGCTCGGCCTCTTACGAGATGAGAAAGTTTAATAAATGGTATTTCTATCTTTTCTACCTCTTTCTGGCAAATATTGTCTTGCAATCACTTGCCGGAGCATTGGTCAAAGAACATTTCATCAAGGCCTACAAGATCCCGGCTGGATCAATGCTTCCGACCTTACTGGTCGGTGATCATCTCTTGGTGAATAGGTTTATATACAAGCAGCGTCAACCGGAGCGAGGTGATATCGTTGTTTTCGAGTACCCGAGAGATCCTTCGCTAGACTACATAAAACGTATAGTTGCGGTGGCCGGAGATGTGGTTGAGCTCCGGGATAAAAGGCTTTTTGTTGATGGAGTTCCTCAAGATGCCTATCCGACAGTACATAAGGATAACACAATACATCCTCGCTCTGAAGACCCAAGAGATAATTTTGGTCCGGTGACTGTGCCTGAGCATGCTGTCTTTGTCCTTGGAGATAACCGGGATAATAGCTTTGATAGTCGTTTTTGGGGCTTTGTTGATGAAAGCACAATAAAAGGAAAAGCCATGAGCTTTTACTGGTCATGGGATCTTAAAGAACCCCTCCTTTCAGCTCGTCGTTGGAGTTCCATCAGGTGGGACAGGATTGGTAAGGAAATACAATAAAACCATATAAACCATAGAATATGGGACAGAAAAGGAAGAGAAGAAGAAAGATATGAACACCTGCACACCGAACAGCCACATTGTTGATTCCAGATTTTACAGCGGCGGTTATACAACCCTTGAGGCCCGTCGAATTTTTTGTGACCTTCGCCGCTACCAGCACTGGCTTGATGTGGAGGTGGCCTTGGCTTTGGCCCAGGCAGAATTAGGGATTATCCCGCAGGAGGCTGCTGATAATATCCAGCAAAATGCCCGGATCTGTCTGCTGGATCTTGATGGCATCCGACAGGGCTTACAGCTCACCAATCATTCCCTGATGCCTCTGCTTGAGGCTCTGCGCAAGGTCTGTGATGAAGAAGCAGGACAGTTCATCCATTTCGGGGCCACGACCCAGGATATTCAGGACACGGCCCAGGTCCTGGAACTCCGCAATGTCCTGCTGGTTGTGGAGCGCGATCTGCACAGGATCATCAGTCTGCTCATGCAGCGGGCCCGGCAATACCGTGATCTGGTGACCATCGGGCGGACCCATTCCCAGCATGCCCTGCCCATGACCATCGGGCTGAAGATAGCGGGCTGGCTTGACGAGGTCTGGCGTGGTGTGGAGCGGCTGGAGCAGGTGCGGGAGCGCCTTTTGGTCAGTGAGCTCTTTGGTGGTGTCGGTACAATGGATGCCTTAGGCGAGCAGGCCTTTCCCTTAGTAGAGAGATTTTCCGCTAAGCTGGGGCTTGCGGTGCCCAATGTGGCCTGGCATGCCTCCCGCGACCGTTTTGCCGAATTCCTATCCCTGTTGGCGATGATCGGTGGCTCCCTGGCTCGTATTGCTGATGAAATCCGCTGCCTGGCCCGTAATGAGATCCATGAGATGGAAGAGCCCTTTCATATGGGCAAGATCGGCAGCAGCACCATGCCTCATAAGCGCAATCCTGAGCTTTGCGAGCAGGTGGTGGTCTTGTCCAAACTCATTACCTCCAATGTGCTTTTAGGTTATGAAGGACTGATTTGTGAGCATGAGCGGGATTATCGTTCAGTCCGTCTGGAGTGGGCCGCTCTCACGGACAGCTCCCTTTATACCTGTGGTCTGCTAGCCCTGATGAAGGAAATTTTGGCTGATATGACAGTCCATGAACAGAGGGTTCGCGACAATGTACTCAAGGCGGCCCCGCTGATCTCCACCGAGGCCTTGATGTTTTTCTTGGGTGATACCATCGGCAAGCAAAATGCCCACACCCTGGTCTATGAGGCATCCATGCAGTCTGTGGAAACCGGCAAGCCGGTGCTGGATATCCTGATGGAGGATGCAAAGATAGCAGGGAATTTCAGTCGGGAGGAGATCGAGCGGGCTATCGCCCCGGAACGACATGTGGGTATGTCTCGGGAGCTCACCGAGAAGACCATTGCCTACGTGGAAAGCCGGATGCAGGACAAGGAAACACCGGCGGATGATGCGACCCGTTGTTCTTTGTGTACGGAGCTGGAAGGGTGTCTATGCGGGGCGGTGGGGTAAGAGAAGCGGGTACGGCTGTATCCCGGAAAAAACACTCCCGTTTTTTTTTGAAAAGTACCGTAGTAGTTTGCTCTAAAGTACTACGGTAGTTTATCCCAAAGTACTACCGTAGTTTGATCCAAAGTACTACCGTAGTTTGATCTGAAGTACCTTGGTAGTTTTATCCAAAGTACCAGGGTACTTTTTTTGAAGTACACCCGTTAAATTGTCAGGGGCATACTCGTTGGACGGATTGATCCATACTCGATGAATGGTTCGGGGCATCCTCGATGGAGAGGGTATTAAGACAAACTGTCTGCAACCCTATCCTGTCCCTCCCCCTTTATTTCGCCTCATCACTCTCCGCTTTCACCCCCGGTTGTCATTCTCACTAACCCGCTACGATCATTACAAAGAAGATATTATTGCAACGCGCTGGCAGAGCTGTGGGCAACGACCTTTCTTTCCCGAAATTTTACTATTCTGAATGGTTCCATTGACAAAATGACAAAAATGGGATATTTCTATTTGCCTAACGTGTGGCAGAGCTCGTTAGTGTCTCAGCGTTTCTTGCTTCAATTGTCAGTCAGTAGATTTACTGTTTTCTGATTCAATGCTCGCTCGGGTTTGCTGGAACATAACGATCAGAGAATATAAATGCTCATTGTGGTGATGGTATGTCAAAGAAAACATTTGAAATTAATCCCGGATTCAGTGCCGAGGTGGTTGCGGAACCCGGTGGCCAGCATCTGAACTCCTGTTTTTCCTGCGGTGCTTGTTCTGGTGCCTGCCCGGTGAGTCAGGCTGTTCCAGATTTTGATCCCCGCAAGATCATCCACATGGTTCGTATGGGCATGGAAGAGCGTTTATTGAGCTCTGATTTGCTTTGGTATTGTTCAGGATGCCGTAGCTGTGTCTTTGTTTGTCCCCAGGATGTAAGTTTTGCCGATATCATGGGGACTCTGGCCAAGCTGGCCATGAAAAAAGGCTATATTACTGAAGAGCAACTGGTAGAAAAAGGGAAGGCAGCCCAGGTGCAACGTGACCTTTGTGTGTCCTGTCTCACCTGTGTTCGGGTCTGCCCGTGGGAGGTACCCAAAATTGATGAGGGTGGGCTCGCCACAATTAACGTGACGGATTGTAAAGCCTGTGGTATTTGTGCTTCTGAGTGCCCTGCCCAGGCTATTATCCTGAATGAATCCGAAGACGAGCGGCTGATCGCTGCCTATGGAACCAACCAATAATATCGTGGAGCAGATTCGATGAGTTTTACACCGGACATACGTTTGTTCAGTTGTCATTATACCTCCCAGCAGAGTTGCGCCGACGAAGGACGTGGGTTGCAGCAATTAGATTTTCCAAAAAATGTTAAGATGACTCGTGTTGTCTGCACTGGAAAACTGGAGGAGGTTACTCTGCTTAAGGCATTTGAGGATGGGGCTGACGGAGTATTCGTGGTGGGTTGCCCTGCGGATGGATGTCATAATGTGCGTGGAAGCCAACGGGCTGCCAAGCGTGTTGAGTCTGTACGCTCAGCCCTCAGTGAACTTGGAGTGGAAAAGGATCGGGCTAAGATGTTCTTTCTGCCGCGTGGGCTGCATCCTGAATTTGTTGATGTCGCTCAGGAAGTGAATACCTTGGTTACAGAAATGGGGCCGTCACCTTTTTGATAAGGGCTTTCCCAAAAATACCCTCTCTATTTCGATATATTTGTAGGGGAAGGCCTCTGTGCTTGCCCGATAGACAAGGGCGAACACAGGGGGGGCGGCCCTGTAACACTCGCATAATGGGTAAGATATTTCTTGTTAAATTCCTCAGGAGAGCTGCTGTTTCGCAACAAGAAATTTGCTTTGCTTTTACTAAACCCTGCTTTTTCGGGAGTTCCATATGATTATTGCTGAACGGA contains:
- a CDS encoding AAA domain-containing protein, yielding MSDLTQNSAEKFVRFVRYLRALSKMSAKTVRSLEQYRQVFWLPLDSGVVRAEQDQTDDALWIEVKRTEKPPLPLPPERCRTWVDSEALENLDVIPELRLPAEFLHRVSAAGKSGGEEVLYPDTFARKEQQWQDYIEQQWKPWREQCRQVLLHEKISTDLFRLYQEQQKLGEQYELLLCFGLLTWETPSEEIVQRHLIVVEATISFDPTAKKLCVYQASQSPRVELDMLSLDEQPADAQRIIQECNQALEGNLRKKQALDAVLDTLGQALSGDSPTSQVELPSITYAPALIMRKRSMRPLEHILEKILDLCISSSSIPEEFLHLCEILPEEISENSRGGILEEPEHGAQESSEERLFFPLPSNQEQRRIAEKLKEKKGVLVQGPPGTGKSHTIANLICHLLAQGKRVLVTAQTARALQVLHDLLPEHIRPLCFNAAEQGKKEQEDLERRVKNILAEEKVGQVAGDEKIQELEQRIFLKQQARQETEQKILELREQETRQHRICEGRYVGTAAQIAAQLREEEPDLSWFTDSISQKNPFPWSPQQLLFLRRYLRTSDEQEEKKLTGKDLPQLEKNFPVHKVQEAFEKEEQAREAADQGKQRIQSGPGKILFQVGKADRKVLESFRDQLADFTETVRELRRRPMSWLKLAVSDVLSGRSGVWENLLQISQKTLQGLPKRIEQVDTLEVDISWEIDRKKLLQDAMTLKKHFKEGGRAGKWIFKPEIVRKHGALLSKIRVDGQPCNTVDALWKLVDYLLVDRKLYYVWHLWEDRAERSTGHFSLQFAELEELLKTLQQVLALHARRKSLEERMSLFSGLDMPDWSDPVAVQNLLEDCQAVFARLDFLWLGSSISHAQKSLAVFAQRSNAHPITKLIIKSLQKRDIATYQQLFGEVEELKIRQDELAEKNRLLDELADSAPQLTAQLRSCQQRTEWADRLGQMEQAWAWAQAKDWLATFLASDLESHHRHSQRLAQEIREELSALTAVRAWKHFFQGLGHQQHMYMIAWQQAMKKFGKGTGKHAQAHKENARRHLTACRAALPVWIMPLHRVYETVPAEPGFFDVVIIDEASQCGPEALPLLYLGKQILAAGDDRQISPEAVGVNREHVQQHMQTYLFDFVHADSFDVDSSLFDHGLLRFSNRVVLQEHFRCMPEIIAFSNTHFYQDDPLVPLRQSLPNRLTPLRDVFVKDGTREGQGQRIVNQQEAEALVATVVQCCQDKRYQGKTMGVIVLQGTAQAYLIEELLIRALGVEEMGQRKLICGNSSSFQGRERDVIFLSMVVAPEQKIRALTKAAEQQKFNVAASRACEQMWLFHSVQERHLRPECLRSKLLKHFHQPVQQRVNIEPGELEEIYAVARGTNRVVEQPPAPFQTWLEVDLAQHLSGMGYRVVPQYPFAGRNIDLVIQGPQAQLALICDGDQWQGPEQYAIDLEHQEKLERCGWQVFRMRASRYSADPDKALDPLVQLLEQLEIMPGF
- the lepB gene encoding signal peptidase I, translating into MNNSMDKPRKPCVAALLSLLSCGLGHVYAGELKRGILFYLGRGLLLAILLFLLFIRPDRLGLLVALVASIVYFLFYFFDSVRAAKKSSASYEMRKFNKWYFYLFYLFLANIVLQSLAGALVKEHFIKAYKIPAGSMLPTLLVGDHLLVNRFIYKQRQPERGDIVVFEYPRDPSLDYIKRIVAVAGDVVELRDKRLFVDGVPQDAYPTVHKDNTIHPRSEDPRDNFGPVTVPEHAVFVLGDNRDNSFDSRFWGFVDESTIKGKAMSFYWSWDLKEPLLSARRWSSIRWDRIGKEIQ
- a CDS encoding adenylosuccinate lyase family protein, translated to MNTCTPNSHIVDSRFYSGGYTTLEARRIFCDLRRYQHWLDVEVALALAQAELGIIPQEAADNIQQNARICLLDLDGIRQGLQLTNHSLMPLLEALRKVCDEEAGQFIHFGATTQDIQDTAQVLELRNVLLVVERDLHRIISLLMQRARQYRDLVTIGRTHSQHALPMTIGLKIAGWLDEVWRGVERLEQVRERLLVSELFGGVGTMDALGEQAFPLVERFSAKLGLAVPNVAWHASRDRFAEFLSLLAMIGGSLARIADEIRCLARNEIHEMEEPFHMGKIGSSTMPHKRNPELCEQVVVLSKLITSNVLLGYEGLICEHERDYRSVRLEWAALTDSSLYTCGLLALMKEILADMTVHEQRVRDNVLKAAPLISTEALMFFLGDTIGKQNAHTLVYEASMQSVETGKPVLDILMEDAKIAGNFSREEIERAIAPERHVGMSRELTEKTIAYVESRMQDKETPADDATRCSLCTELEGCLCGAVG
- a CDS encoding hydrogenase iron-sulfur subunit encodes the protein MSFTPDIRLFSCHYTSQQSCADEGRGLQQLDFPKNVKMTRVVCTGKLEEVTLLKAFEDGADGVFVVGCPADGCHNVRGSQRAAKRVESVRSALSELGVEKDRAKMFFLPRGLHPEFVDVAQEVNTLVTEMGPSPF
- a CDS encoding 4Fe-4S dicluster domain-containing protein, with the protein product MSKKTFEINPGFSAEVVAEPGGQHLNSCFSCGACSGACPVSQAVPDFDPRKIIHMVRMGMEERLLSSDLLWYCSGCRSCVFVCPQDVSFADIMGTLAKLAMKKGYITEEQLVEKGKAAQVQRDLCVSCLTCVRVCPWEVPKIDEGGLATINVTDCKACGICASECPAQAIILNESEDERLIAAYGTNQ
- a CDS encoding hemerythrin domain-containing protein; translation: MDKLTREAHEHDKLAESIVFFEKFLKVITSNDAKNYIPRLYRFADEYVVQHFKFEEQELFPTILKKGSSYERYFIAELLEDHKNILTALERFKESISIYEPQPDKEQVKKIIQASEEVISEIIAHARKEDKLLFPALKKYKV
- a CDS encoding aldo/keto reductase, giving the protein MKQKEKAQQKVPTRTFGKTGLEMPVLSLGMMRSRYSPQDIPLEQIPEHGQQDMSNLVDKALSLGMNHIETARNYGTSERQLAEILDQHERSSLILQTKVKPEDDPELFTAQVLDSLDRMGQKKVDMLALHGLNDHRSLWQICRPGGCLAAARKLQDQGKVDWVGFSGHGDVEIILKGIAHQEDGGFDYMNLHWYTVYQRNSPALEAAAENNMGVFIISPTDKGGMLQTPPDCLKDICVPLTPIQFNDLYCLQRPEVHTISVGAAQISDLDNHLKALAWLDDQKKIQEIYRLWERRMEEATGHTRPDALWSSFPPWQQTPGYINIGMVLWLYNLARGWDLVEFSRRRYKMLGQDMPWVPGLNGTAARNYDLTNVAEQAGMPVEKLIRLLEEAHALLGKSREEQ